A window of Ciconia boyciana chromosome 9, ASM3463844v1, whole genome shotgun sequence genomic DNA:
CAGACCACTCCTAACAAAGTTCACTGTGAGTATTATGTTACATAGCATTGTGGGATCCTTGCCCTAGCTGGATTGTTGTGGAGTGAGACGGGGAGGAGGGGAATGATGAAAAAGTACGGTTTGTGGGGGAATGGTCGCTACTCACGTTTCATCTTAGGGACTATAAGAAGAGAAACTGAGCTCTGTGCATCAGGGGAGCTGGCTGTGTCCTGACATGGCAGGACAGGGATAGGCTTGAACAAACAACTAATGCTGTAAAGGTAGGTGTGTTTGTGCAGGGCCTGTAGCTGCGCTTTGCATTCACACTGTCACAAGCTCAAGTTAGTATCCTAAGAGATGTGACTTCGGGGCTCTGGCCCATCTTGGGTAGCAAAGGAGGTTCTAGGCAAGGTGGTTTGAGTGTGTGGCTGAAAGGCAGGAAGCCCTGGGTTCTGATCTTTGCCCTGCCACAGACTCAACTGACTGGCCTTGGACATGTTACTTAAGCTCACTGTACCTCAGTTTCCTACCAGGTAATGTAAGTAAAGCCATTTGCTCTTTCCTTGCAGGGAATGGGCAGTGGCTAAGTAATTTACTGGACAGATAAACGCTATCTGTCCGATCATTCCTGAGCTGAGCTGATAGGACAGATCTCTGTTTCTCCAGCACTGTCAAGACCCTGGCATGTGGTTGATAGTGAAAGGGCTGAAGATGCTGTACATCAGCACTTCTTGTGGGCAGGCTGCAGCGAGATGTTAGTGGAGCTGGGAGACACGTATGGATGTTTGGCTGCAAAGGGGAAACTGCACATACACGGCTTTTGTTTGGCTGATTGCAGCGGAGGGAAGGTGGGGGGACCGAAGCTATGCCCTTGTACATACCCAGCTTTGTGGCTGGAGACATGTTTGGAATTTGGGCTGgaatgaggaaaacaaatttccaCTTCTGTGGACATGTGAAAGCAAGGCTGATGAGAGGGCCCTAGGTATTGCTGAGCTGTAGTAGCTGTCAGGAGTATGGGACAGAGAGCTGAATGCTGCAGCCCTAACACTCCTCACTTTGCTGATGCTGCTGGCTTGCatgtctctgtgtgtttctctgtgctgcctttttGTATGGATATGGCAACAGGACCCTATGCATGCTGTTCTCTGCACTaggggaaaatacattttgatatAGCCTAACACTTTGCACACTCAGTGAGTGTACTGGGGAGAATTACTTCTGTCTGGGACTTGAAAGTCCCATTGGCTGCTAGAGCGAGGCATGGGAAAGCTGACAAAGCTTTCCTTGGTGGCCAGCGTTAAGAGTCTTGAGGTGTGGCTTTGGCATCTGCACTGACTCGTGCTCTCCAATTCCTGCTTCTGGGCGCTGGGTTCAGCAGTGGGCAGAGTACAGCTTTGATTTGCCTGATAGTACATTAGTGACTTTGGAATTGTCTTCCTTAGAGAAATTTGATATGTCCTGTGTTTTGTCCTATGATGCCAGTAACACATCTTGTGTCCGCACACTTTTGCTTCTGAGAGTGCCCAGATATTACTGCTGCCGTTTAGATCAGACTTATATAAGGCATGCACTTACGCTGTCTCCCCTGGTGTAGAGTCATGGTCTCTCATGTATGGAAACCAAGGGGTACAACAGCTTTAATGGTGCAGGTAGAGTTTCCATGGTGTTTAGGCGGGCTGTTTTCTGCACTCCACCATGTAAGGGTTATGTTCTTCAGAAGCTTGTACTGTTATATACAAAACTATACGTATTATGGAGTTCAGTTGTGCACTATTTTCACAGTGAACGTTGCttttttatctgaaatacaAGTGATTGTATCTCCAGTTTTGGTCTCAGGGGAAGCTATCTGACAAACATGCTACCAGCGGGCATGAGGTTGAGGTTATGGCATCTGGAATGCCATAGAGAGGAATTCTGGGACCTGCTCACCTCCTTTACATGTGGTACATTGCTACAGAGCAGCTATTCAACAGGAGCCATCAGGAGCAGCAAGTAGGaccacaagaaaataaagggacTGAAAGATACAAGAAACATGTCAATGGTGATGTCTCCACCTTGGGATGGAAACTCTTGTCTCTCTTATGATGATCACCGCCAAATTGTTGGGACTTCTCTGTCTACCTAGCCTGCTGTGTATCTGGAGGGCCCAGAAATGCCATGCAGTGCACTGACGAGGATAATCGGAGAGAGCATCAGCTCCAAGAACTGGGTGAGCCAGCAGAATGAGGAGTCAGGCTGAGACATAGCAGACACGTTACTGAGACTTCTTCACAGGGACTGAAGTGGTTGGGAGGAGAGGAATAAAAGGGACAGCAGGTATGCAGCTTTTTACGCAGTTGTCTGCAGCTGGGGTCTGATTTGtcaggctgtggggctggggaagtgCTTTTTGGATTTGCATAAATACCACTGTGAATATCTAACTGGACAAATTTGTGGGAGGACAGTGCCTACTTCTTCCTTGCATGGCCACTCCATGTTATCTTCCTTCTTGGATTCACTAGGGCAAGCAACAGCTGCAGATCTCCTCTCCCTGGCTTGCTCGGTGCCACCTCTTTCCAGGGTTACTTTCCAGGCTTGGCATGGCCCTCATTTAACCTTGCTCTCACAACAACATGGTTTGCTGTCCTCACTTAGCACAGAATCACTTTGTTTGGCATGCAGAGAGACCGGCTGGGAAGTTGTGGGGTTACAAgtcaaaacagttttaaatggaAGCTGATGTGtaaggaaatgcaaaataatacagaaacaacaataaaaactaCTATTATCACAAAAGTCTCACTGTGCAGGATGGCCAGTCCTTCTACAGTTTTAATTGTAGTCATTTCCCCtttggcagggctgcagcacatAATTGGCtcttaataatttaattctgttttgccATGTGGTGCATGAAAAACTCTTAACACCTGACAAAGTGGtaacaaataaaactgtaataCCGGAATATACTTATTGCATTGCCCATTCCACATTGAATTGAAAAATACAATGCAGTTACATTGTTCCTGTGGACATATCTTAATTGGTTCAATTTggtctttattttctcccagaCTCTAACGTACAAAAGTATAAAATCTCTCTAAGCAATTCATCTGATCTTGCATTCAAGCCCATCCATTGCTGCACTGTCACTCCACCAGTTATGGGCTACTCACTGTTCTTGTGCTTGCCAAAAATTCGCTGCAGGTGTAGCGtgcacttttattttctctccctgctgtcCCATGAGCTGCTTGTCTTTCTGTTGCTTGTACCCTTTGCAAGTGATGCTTATCGTAGAACTCTTGAGAACAGCTTTTGTCAGTGAAATTAATTCCCACCTCCTAGCTCTATTTATCATGGTCCCAATATCCCATTAATCCTCtacttccttccctctccctctaaCACACACGCATTCTGTGCTCTTCAGTGTTCCTTGAATTCTGCTGTCTATAATATTCCCAGATTGACGAGGAAGTATCTTGCGAGAAATAGCACCCAGCATTCAAAACCAAGCAGAAACGTTACTTGCATCAAAATCCTTGGTTCTTAAAGGGCTCTGTGGGCTGCCGTTGTTAACTCTTTCAAttgtgttgtttttcatttcagtaaccACTACAGCAGTGTGGACAACCCAGAATAGCGATGGGGCAGGTGGACTAGATCCACAGTGGTGGAAAGACTTGCAAATTTCAGGTCCAGGAAAGGAACACAGAGAAGACCTACATGAACAGGGACTTTAAATTGATGTACAAGGAGGGAATAAAGTGGCTCATCTCTGAGACCTTTCTGTTTAGGAAGGAAGACAGGGGAATGATGCCAGTTTCTTTTGATTTTGTGTTGtggattttggggtgggggttgtttgtttgtgtgtttattttccagaacACCTGGGAGTTACCCTGCATTCATACAGTTCAAGAAGGGAAgggctcaggaaaaaaatcctttctggcTACCAAGTTGATACACCACCAGATCCTAGCAGTCATAACTGTCCCTGGTGCACAGTGCCACAGGGCTGCCCCCTACCTCCACAGCTGCTCCCCTGGCATCCCACTCATGTACAGGATTGTGGAGAGGAGAACTGGAATGCAAAGCAGAGGCATTTGTATGATCTTGCTTGCACTGTCCTATGTCTCTAGCTGtttgtaaaacaaatacagtgaCTTGTTTTGGTGTTGTGGTCAGCCTGCAGCCctgtttgtatttaataaagaaaCTTCTGGAGAAGAGTCTGTGAATTCAATATCGAGCATACCATCCTTTACTGATAGCAGTGATCCTAAAGCTGTTGCCTGTCTTACTCCCTTTCCAAATGAATGTAAGTGTATTCAGAgtggggtggaggtgggggTGTAAGTGTCTGTTTGTGAGCATGTGTGTGCAGAAACAATAAAAGTATAACCCTGTACCTATCAAAAATTAAAGCTCTAAAGCTTCACCAAAGTAGGACTTAGTCCATCAGTAGATGAACAGGACACTCTTCCCTAAGTTCTTTTGGAGACAATATTGGTTTAATACATAAGAAATTCTGTATAAGCTAAAGATAGTGGTTTTTAAAGTTTGTCTTTCCCACTCCCATGATGCCTTTTAGATACAGGCTAGTGGAGAATGCACAAGATGTCGTCTGCTAACAGCACTGGTTTGGTTAACAGTTTGCATTTCTGGCTGTAAGCTGATAGTTCTCTGCACTGCGCTGAATCAATGCTAACTTGGTTCTGGGTATGTTGTACAGAAAGGCCACTGGCAGACATGATCGCTCTCTTAGTTGTGGTGATTGATGCTAGCGTTACTGATAGGAGGAGTTCCCTCCTCAGTCACCTCATATAAAgatcacagcttttaaaatcccGCGGACTGTCTGCATAGTCTGTATATCTGAGCAGGAACCTACCTGCCATTAGACTCCAGGCTGCCGCTCAGTGGAAACGCAAGCCAtctggaaggggaaagggggaaggaaacAAACCTGTAACTGCTTCCACTAGCAGCTGCAGTGGTGTTTGGGGATCCTGTTTTGTAACTCTGTCAGAGGTAGCACGTCTGCCACTATAGTTTTACATCTGTCCTGTGTTCTGCAGGTTTCCTCATTTCACCATACTTTCTCTTTGTCTTGCAATGCTTTTTTGGTCTCTGGGCTTTCATCCTAGTGGTTTGTGGATATCTGCTTCTTGAGAGGCACTGTCGTTCTGTAGTGTCTGCTGTTCATACAGTCTGTATCTCAGTCCCACCAATGTGAGGTTGTGGTCCAGACATAAAAGCAGCACTCCAGGTTATGAAAACCATTCAGTGCTAGAATGGCTTCTGATGGGTGTACGTGTGTCACAGCAGTCACAATGGTACCTGCTGCTTTCAGTGACAAATAGATTTAGAGAGCTCCTCAGCACCTCTCTTCAGCCCACATGGATTGTGTTCTCAAGTCTTCTCTACAGAAACCTTTCccacatttctgaaacagaatgaTAAATATCTTCAAATGCTTTTGGAAACCTCCATGGGGATGTTGGGAACTAAAACTCTTCTCCCACACTCTCCGTGAAACTTCTGAAGGTCTTTGAAATCTTCcataaattactgctttttaaagcactgcCGGAAATGGAGAGGTAAGCACCAGAAAGGCAGTGTGAGTATGAATATGGGGCAAAGCTGGCTGAAACGGTTTAGCGTGTGGGAATGTACCTCTCCTTGTAACAGGACCGGTGCGCTCTCAATGGGCCAAGAATTCCATTCCCTGGTTATACTGATGCCAGTTGTGGCCCTATACTAAAAGGTAcaattttgttctgaaaacttttgttttatgtgaaaaatgcaCTGCGTCTTCCTtagcatttttgcatttatgcTTTGAGTGGTTCTTGAGAACTTACAACTCAGTTGATAAATTTAACCCAAAAGCTAGCCCGCTGGGAACTTCAGCACCTTGTCACAAGTGCTCCCAGCTTATCCACTGAGAGAGGCAAATCACGACTACACCTGGAACAAAGTCAGTTGTTTGatttaatatgaaaattaatGGTTGCCTTTTATTGCTATTCTTTGGAACCAAAAGTTCTCCTTAGCAGGGATTACTGTAAGAAGTTTTCTTTTGGAGAAGCACAAATAATTGCCTTCTTTCAGTGTGTTTGCCACCTCCTATTGAGTCCAGGTACTAGTAATCAGTGTCTTTCAACCAAACAGACCGTAAGCTATGCTAAACAAGCGTCTCGGCTTTCTGGGTTCATTCTCTTAGTTCTCTGTTTTGAGCATACGCAGTGTCACTGAGATTTATTTTAGCCAGAGCCACTCCTGGGCAAGGCAAGGTAGTGAAGCAAGTTATCCATCACGTAAGCAGGAGAACACCAGCTCTGAGCACAAACACCTTCTTGATGGGGAGCTTGTCCTCAGTCCTCTGGGACAGAAGGTGGTGACAGAGCATGCCGAGGACAGCCCCTGGTTTTAGTATCACTGTGGAGAGCAGATGAGACGCCAGGCACTCAGGGAGATACTATTTTTGTGCAAGTTGCCTCTTATAGCAGGGAATAGGGCTTAATGATTTAGAAGAGCCATATGCCTGATTTGGGATACTGTCATGGTCCCCGAGTGGCTTCCCCTCCGCCTAGAGCTGTGCTATAGCTCTCTTGGCAGATAGCTTGGTAGCAGAGAAAGCCACCTGGCTAATACGGCAGATATATGGAAtctcactttttgtttttttgtggctGGAGTGGCATATAAAGAGTATGCAGAGAGCAACCTGATGCTGGACGTTTCCACTGGTGAGACTGTTCTAGACACAGGGACTGGACTCACATCAGCAGGTACAAGAGGCTGGTGTTGCAGGGTAGGCAAGCAGAGAGGTTACTTGAATGCTTTCTGAGAGGTGACTTCAGAGGTTCTGCACAGTGCAGGCGAGCAGTCCTACACCTGTTGTGTTTTTGGCAAGCCTTGGTGGTgaaagaagcgtgaccagcagtcgagggaggtgattctccccctctgctccactctggcaagaccccacctggagtactgcgtccagctctggggcccccaacataaggaGGACATGGGCCCgttggagcaagtccaggggagggccaccaagatgatcagagggctggagcagctctcctatgaagacaggctgagagagctggggttgttcagcctggagaagaaaaggctctggAGAGACCTTagagcagcctgccagtacccAAAGGGGcctacaagcaagctggagagggacttttcaCAAGGGCAcgtagtgataggacaaggggtaacggctttaaactgaaagagggtagatttagtTTAGATAtaatgaagaaattcttccctgTGAGGGTGGTgcggcactggaacaggttgcccagagaagttgcggatgccccatccctggaagtgttcaagggttggatggggctttgagcaacctggtctagtggaaggtgtccctgcccatggcaggggggttggactagatgatctttaaggtcccttccaacccaaaccagtctgtgattctatgaaagcaATGGAACGGCACCAGTCTGACTCTTTGTCCTTGTGGCTGCCAGGGGAGCAAGTCtttgcagggctggaggagcaaGCCCGCCAAGCCATGATGAAAAACAACTTTCCTGGAGCTCTTGGGGACCAACGGCCAGCCATTCATCCACTGCAAGACCCCGACTCCAGCAGCAGTGAGTTCTGCCCCTTCCAATAATGGCAAGGTAGCGGACTGGGGAGACTCTGACAAGGGGTGAGGCTAGGTGCTGCACAGCTTGTGGGGGTCCTCTGAGGACCATCTTACCCATCTCCTCCTCTGGGTTAGCCCTTGGCTCctgtgcaggacttggcatcagcaaacagcaagagcagggctgctccctaAGGGAAGGCAAGCCCAGAGCCAAGGGCCACCACAGCACAGACTGGGCAACGACCTCACCACTGGGATGCCGTCCCAGCTTACCAGAGCAGGGTGGTGACTGCAGTGGGTCCAGCTGATGGTCCAGGGATCGTCAAGCAAGGCAGGGTGCCAGGCCCAGGGACTCTACGGCACACTTCAGCCCCTGAAGTGCCCCAGCCTGAGTTTAAATGCAGCCCCTGGTCGGAGGGTGTGGGTAGAGGCCCCAGGCGATGCTGGTCAGGACAGCTGAGGCCTATGCCTGCCCTCGGGGTCCTGGCACTTGGAataactgcttttcattttccaggtgGCAGTGATGATGAGGAAACCACCCAGGATGAAGTTTCTTCCCACACATCTGAGGAGGATGGCTCAATGGTGAAGGTGAAGAAAGAATTAGAGAATGCAGAACAACCTGTGGCTGGAACCCCACTGATGAGAGAAAATGAGGCAAGTGTGCACTGGCTCTGCACTCACCTTAGCCTcccagggagagagaagggtACTGGCTAAacacctcctctccccaccatgctttcttatctttttctccctctgacATCCTCCAAACAACGTCTCCTGGCAGGACGAAAGGGTATGACGAGCTCTTGGGCTGCCAGGAACAGGAGAGAGCAGGCACAAACTGCCATTCCCCTGGCTGGCCAAGATGATCGTACAGAGTGTGCCCCCTTCCTTCAGTTCTGGTGCCCTTCTCTGActgcctccctcttcccttctgctaCAGAGCAGGCCTTGCCTACCAGAGCCACTGCGCTGGCAAGAGCCTGGGTGTGAGTGGAGGCCAAGAGGCCTCTGCCTGTTCTCCCCGAGACAGCAGGAGTTTTGCTCGGAGGCTACGTAAAGGAAGTTTTGGACTACAAGAAGACAAAccagccccagcaggatggggcaCGCAGCACTTGATCTGGTCAAGGCCTGCGTGCAGTGTTGACTAGATCCTAAGGGAGGGTGGGGTGGCTGTGTGGGGAGATCTGTGTGCCTTACACAAATGGCTTTTCCTCCCTGTAGGTGCCTGAGAGTTTGAATGCTGACCCTATGCTGGGACTGTCACAGTGCCCCCTCTGCCAGCTGGAGTGTggaagcagagagcagctcaTTGCTCACGTATACCAGGTAGGAGATGGTTCCAAACTGTGGGATATCTCTGGCCTTAAGGCCCTCAAGCCCCCTTAAGTCCCAAATCCAGAAACAACCCAGAGCACAGGGTGGCTTTGTTCTGGTCTTTGCAGTCACAGAACTGAGCTTCTAGCTAGGATGTGATTGAAGTTTACAGCAGTAAACTGTGTCCAGATGGTGTCCTGGGGAAAGAATCAGCAAGGCACCGGTCTGCAGATCTGGAAAACGCAACGCTGTCCCGAGGCAGTCTCTACAAGCAGTTGCAGGCTAAGATCAGGCAGTTCCTTCAGATGAAACATGGAAGCAATTTTAACATCATTCAGTGAGATAAGAAACCCTCCTCCTAATCACTCCATTCTTTATTTTGTACCTTTATCGCAGTTCCTATCCATGAAAACAGCTGTTCTTCCTCTGGAATGATTCCAGTATTGCAAGAAATCTGTGCTGGAATCTCACAGGTTTTGTTGTCAGTACTCTCTTCACAGCACATCAAAGTCTGTGAAAGAAGGAATGAAGCAGAACTGAATTGGCCACTTACCTGCACCAGCTGACTGTCTCCATCTAAGCGCTTCCTCACCAGCATGCTGCCTCCTGTTAGTCCAGTCATGCTTTGTccagcaacagcagctcctcagatgcatttctgaaaacaaggatCAAGTCTTACGTTCCAAATGTTCTGGCCTTAATTGTTTCTCTTGAACTGGAGTGGAGCTGTAGAAAGGTTTCCTCCTTGCTGTTTGACCTGTGACACCCCAAATGTCTTGAGCTTGGTCTAGGAGCTGTCAGACAGAGGTTTAGCCGTAAAGTGTTCCCATTCCAAGAGGCTGAACTGAATGGCTTGCCGTATCTGTTGAATGTGCCTCAGactgggcagggagctgggcaaTTTGTAACTAACAACCCAGGGGTTGTTTTGCAGCACACTGCAGCTGTGGTGAGCGCCAAGAGCTACATGTGTCCTGTATGTGGCAGAGCCCTCAGCTCACCGGGATCCCTTGGGCGACATCTCCTGATCCACTCAGAGGACCAGCTGTCAAACTGTGCAGTGTGTGGAGCACGCTTCACCAGCCACGCCACATTCAACAGGTCAGGGTCACCCTGGCTAGTGAGTGGGCTAGGGTACCCACGTTAAAGATTAGGTGGGTTGCCTTAATGACGCAGCAGTCATGGCTCTGGACCCACTAAGGTCTGTAGGAGAGCTGTGAACACCCCCAGTGAGTGAGATTCCCTTGGTcccttcctgcctgcagctctgcatcaCCTGCTAAGACCTCCATGGGCTGTGCTGCTAAAAGGGTGTTCCTTAGCTCTGTGAAGAACTAGAACTGTGCAGAAAGCACTGGGATCTCCAGTTACTGGAGAACAATCAGCTGCTTCCCTTGCCCAGCAATCCGTCAGAGTAGGTCTGTACTGCCCAGATGGGTTCATCATTTCCAGAGCAGGACTACAGGCAGAAACCAAAATGTTCCTTGTTTGTGTCCTGCCTGGTGGAAGATTATCCACTGACTAGTGGAATAGGGTTGAAAGGAGAAATCCAGAGATGATGGGGAGGAGCAGCTTCCTGGCTAATTCCTGCTCTTGCGCTCTTCCAACCCAGATACTGCTCTGGGCTAACCCACTTCCTACCCCTGGATATGATGTTGCTCCATTTTAGATATTCAGACATGTCTCTGGGCAGGAATGGTTTAGCAGAGGCCTCTGTCATGGGCTGTAGTAGGGGCAATGTTCATTGCAGCCCCCTGGGCAGTCTGAGATGGGGACTCTTCTGTCAGCACCAAGTCTCTGActctctgctctttctgctttccagtgaGAAGCTGCCAGAGGTGCTCAGTGCAGATCGCCTGCCGGCACCACAGAGCGAGGGCTCCTCCAGTGTTGAGGGGAAAGACATTGCCTTTCACACCCCTGTGTATCCTGCAGGCATCCTCCTAGTGTGCAACAACTGTGCTGCTTATCGAAAGCTGCTGGAGGCACAGACACCTGGCATGCGAAAGTGGGCACTTCGTCGGCAGAACGAGCCCTTGGAAGTGCGGCTACAGCGTCTGGAGCGGGAGCGCACGGCCAAGAAGAGCCGGCGGGACAATGAGACACCTGAAGAACGGGAAGTGAGGCGTATGCGGGATCGAGAAGCTAAGCGCTTGCAGCGCATGCAAGAGACAGATGAACAGCGGGCGCGGCGGCTGCAGAGAGACCGGGAAGCCATGCGACTGAAACGCGCAAACGAGACCCCGGAGAAACGACAGGCCCGGCTCATCCGGGAGCGCGAGGCCAAGAGGCTCAAGCGGCGCCTGGAGAAAATGGACATGATGCTCCGGGCACAGTTCGGCCAGGACCCCTCTGCCATGGCTGCTTTGGCAGCTGAAATGAACTTTTTCCAGCTGCCAGTGAGCAATGCGGAGCTGGAGAGCCAGCTGCTGGGCAAAATGACCTTTGAGGAGCAGAGCAACAGTGCGCTGCATTAAGCTACAGCCAAGGACTGTGCCACCTCTGCTGCACCTGCCACAGGTGCACTAGCAGGCTTCTACGCTCAGGAGGCTGCTGTGGGTCCCTGGCTGACTCTCCCTGACAGATGGTTCCGGGTTTCTCCTCAATGCAGGAGGAGAACAGAGCTGAGAGATGTCTGCCAAAGTAGCCCTGGTGGGAGCAGATTCTGAGGATACAGTCTGCTCTGGGGGCCGAGTCACAGCCTGTgaacagagggaaaataaattaatgttcaTGTTTATTTAGTCCCCTTCTTTACCTTTTGTGCTTCGTCCTGTTCTTGGACCCTTGCCCCATAGATGGGTTTGGgctgctgcagttctgctgtAGGTGAAAGCCTACCTCACTAAAAAGGGATTTTGTTTACTGCAGCATGAATTATGGAGGTGAGGACTTTGATAGTCCACGACTCCTCCAGGAGTAAATCCCTCGCGGTTTGTGCccataaaaaggaagcaaaggagGATGTTGTCTCCCTGGAAATGGCTGTGCACACCCTTTCTCTTAACACTATCATTATGTGCTTATTTGCAGTAGCATCCATGGAAAAACTAAGAGGAAACTGAGTTCCTGTTCTAAGATACCCCATATAAACACTAACAGAAAGGCTGACTGAGGTAAGCAAACAGCAAACAAGTTTGCTGGTTTACTCACAAGTTAATTTTCACTTAAACAGCATTTCAGGTTTGCAAGTGAAAGAGTTGATTGAATGGTAAACAGTAAGGGTAGGTCAGCTCTCTAGTACTGTATGGATTTACTTTCCcctttattcagcactggtgaggccacacctagagtcctgtgtccagttctgggctccccagtgcaagagagGCACAGACAGACTGGAGAGCGTCTAGCAAAGGGCCACTAAGACAGTGAAGGGACCGGAGCCTCTctcctgtgaggagaggctgggagagctgggactgttcagcctagagaagagaaggcccGGGGACATCTTACcgatgtgtataaatacctgaagggagggtgcaaagcaAATGGAGCCAGgctgttttcagtggtgcccagtgacaggacaagaggcgAGGGGCACAAACGGAAACACAGGGGCTTCCCTCTGAGCATCGGGAAACACTTTCTTACTGTGCAGTGACGGAGCGCTGGCACgggttgtccagagaggttgtggagtctcccaccTCAGAGACACTCGAAAgacacggtcctgggcagctggctgTAGCTGGCCCTGCCTGAGCACGGAGGGGCTGGACCAGgcgacctccagaggtcccttcccacctcaaccaTTCTTTGACTTCATAGCAAGCTGAGCTTGTTCAACCATTTTAATACAGCCAAGTGCAACACTGCTCATCTAGGACCATGGATCACACTCCAGTTATTAATTCTCACAGTAAATTCCTCTGTGACCAACAGTGACTTCCAGTGGTCACCACAGATAAcactgtggggcagggggacggaCCATTAGTAAACAGAACCACACAGGTAGAAAAAGAAGTTGCTTTTGCTTCCACACTCAGCAGCAAAACCAATGAGAGGAATGTGGAAAAGGGGTGAGCTGGGGAGGAGCCATGGACAGATACAATAACCGAGTCTGGAAAAACCTGCCAGAGGGTCAGGAATTTAAGCCTTCTTTAGTTTATTCAAGAGGTAGCCAAGGCGAAATGTGATCGTAGTCTGTACCTATATGAAAAGGTTCCCATTGCTAATAGAAATAATTATGAAACTATGCAACTATGGAAATTAAATCTAGGCATGTTTAAactggaaaaggcaaaacattaGCACAGAAGGACTCacgcggggtgggggggggtaAAGCGGTGGTACACTCTCCATTATTTGGTTTCTTTAAGAACGAGCATCTAAAACTGCATCCTGTAGCTTTGTGCTTCCCAAACGTCAGCCCACCAAACACTGGTGTGCCACACGTCTATGTTTTGTCGCCTGAAGACCCCTACTGTGTTCATAGCATTTCCAGTTAAGGGCTGCAGACACGGTGGTCTAATACACTGGGAGCTACTGTCTTCTCTCCGATTGCTGTTTCTCTGCGTTAAGTCGGAAATGGTGACCACAAGACTCCTACTTGAGATCAGAAAAGTTAAAACAAGAAGCAAAAC
This region includes:
- the ZNF821 gene encoding zinc finger protein 821 isoform X3, which gives rise to MSRRKQTTPNKVHWEQVFAGLEEQARQAMMKNNFPGALGDQRPAIHPLQDPDSSSSGSDDEETTQDEVSSHTSEEDGSMVKVKKELENAEQPVAGTPLMRENEVPESLNADPMLGLSQCPLCQLECGSREQLIAHVYQHTAAVVSAKSYMCPVCGRALSSPGSLGRHLLIHSEDQLSNCAVCGARFTSHATFNRHPPSVQQLCCLSKAAGGTDTWHAKVGTSSAERALGSAATASGAGAHGQEEPAGQ
- the ZNF821 gene encoding zinc finger protein 821 isoform X2, whose amino-acid sequence is MSRRKQTTPNKVHWEQVFAGLEEQARQAMMKNNFPGALGDQRPAIHPLQDPDSSSSGSDDEETTQDEVSSHTSEEDGSMVKVKKELENAEQPVAGTPLMRENEVPESLNADPMLGLSQCPLCQLECGSREQLIAHVYQHTAAVVSAKSYMCPVCGRALSSPGSLGRHLLIHSEDQLSNCAVCGARFTSHATFNSEKLPEVLSADRLPAPQSEGSSSVEGKDIAFHTPVYPAGILLVCNNCAAYRKLLEAQTPGMRKWALRRQNEPLEVRLQRLERERTAKKSRRDNETPEEREVRRMRDREAKRLQRMQETDEQRARRLQRDREAMRLKRANETPEKRQARLIREREAKRLKRRLEKMDMMLRAQFGQDPSAMAALAAEMNFFQLPVSNAELESQLLGKMTFEEQSNSALH
- the ZNF821 gene encoding zinc finger protein 821 isoform X5, translated to MSRRKQTTPNKVHWEQVFAGLEEQARQAMMKNNFPGALGDQRPAIHPLQDPDSSSSGSDDEETTQDEVSSHTSEEDGSMVKVKKELENAEQPVAGTPLMRENEVPESLNADPMLGLSQCPLCQLECGSREQLIAHVYQFLSMKTAVLPLE
- the ZNF821 gene encoding zinc finger protein 821 isoform X6: MSRRKQTTPNKVHWEQVFAGLEEQARQAMMKNNFPGALGDQRPAIHPLQDPDSSSSGSDDEETTQDEVSSHTSEEDGSMVKVKKELENAEQPVAGTPLMRENEVPESLNADPMLGLSQCPLCQLECGSREQLIAHVYQASS
- the ZNF821 gene encoding zinc finger protein 821 isoform X7 yields the protein MSRRKQTTPNKVHWEQVFAGLEEQARQAMMKNNFPGALGDQRPAIHPLQDPDSSSSGSDDEETTQDEVSSHTSEEDGSMVKVKKELENAEQPVAGTPLMRENEVPESLNADPMLGLSQCPLCQLECGSREQLIAHVYQ
- the ZNF821 gene encoding zinc finger protein 821 isoform X4, which produces MSRRKQTTPNKVHWEQVFAGLEEQARQAMMKNNFPGALGDQRPAIHPLQDPDSSSSGSDDEETTQDEVSSHTSEEDGSMVKVKKELENAEQPVAGTPLMRENEVPESLNADPMLGLSQCPLCQLECGSREQLIAHVYQHTAAVVSAKSYMCPVCGRALSSPGSLGRHLLIHSEDQLSNCAVCGARFTSHATFNRSGSPWLVSGLGYPR
- the ZNF821 gene encoding zinc finger protein 821 isoform X1, which gives rise to MKAMERHQSDSLSLWLPGEQVFAGLEEQARQAMMKNNFPGALGDQRPAIHPLQDPDSSSSGSDDEETTQDEVSSHTSEEDGSMVKVKKELENAEQPVAGTPLMRENEVPESLNADPMLGLSQCPLCQLECGSREQLIAHVYQHTAAVVSAKSYMCPVCGRALSSPGSLGRHLLIHSEDQLSNCAVCGARFTSHATFNSEKLPEVLSADRLPAPQSEGSSSVEGKDIAFHTPVYPAGILLVCNNCAAYRKLLEAQTPGMRKWALRRQNEPLEVRLQRLERERTAKKSRRDNETPEEREVRRMRDREAKRLQRMQETDEQRARRLQRDREAMRLKRANETPEKRQARLIREREAKRLKRRLEKMDMMLRAQFGQDPSAMAALAAEMNFFQLPVSNAELESQLLGKMTFEEQSNSALH